In the genome of Bacteroidota bacterium, the window CGCAAAGATTCGCAAAAAACAGATAAGAGCAGCACTCTACGGTATAATGTGGGTGCTGCTTTTAGTTTTACTACTAACCCAAGTTGGCGGTTTTGGCCTGATTGACACACTCATTTGCACTTTTTATTTTCTAATTAACTATGTACTCTTAATTCGATTACTGCTTTTAAAAAATAAACCACTTAGTTTTCTCCTTTCAAATCTCCTGCTATTCACCGCCCTTGCCCTCATCGGTTATTATAGCGACTTTCTGCTTACACGTCAATTTATCTTTTTACTTCTCGTATCATTAGGTCTAAGTCTTGCAATCCGCTTAACCCAACATTGGTTAATTTATGAGCTTGAAAGAAAGGAGAAAGAAAATCAATACTTTAAGACTGAACTTACATTATTGCGATATCAAATTCAACCTCATTTTTTCTTTAACTCACTCAACAATATATACTCTTTAATCGACATTTCACCCGAAAAAGCGAAGGAAACGGTATATGGTTTAGGCAAACTTATGCGTTATTTGCTCTATCAATCTTCCACTGAATATATTGATTTAGATACTGAAATTGAATTTTTGAAAAACTATATCGAACTCATGAAATTGCGGGTTAGTAATAACGTAAAAATAACTGCTCATTTCCCTGATTCTACTCATGGCACAAAAATCGCACCTTTTATTTTTATCCCGCTATTAGAAAACGCATTCAAACATGGGGTCTCGTCTTATTCATCAAGTGAAATACTCATTGATTTGAGACTGGAAAATCAACAATTATTATGCATCGTTCAGAATTCTTACTTCCCAAAAAATAAATCAGACAAAAGTGGTTCGGGCATTGGGTTAGAGAATCTAAGAACAAGATTGAGATTAATGTATCCAACAACACATTCATTCATTCAAAACAAAACAGATAATTACTTTACAAGCACATTAAAAATAGATTTATGAAAATTATACGATGCATAGCAATAGATGATGAACCCTTGGCTCTACAACTTGTTGAGAGTTACATTAAAAAAACGCCTTTTCTTGAGCTTGTAGGAGTTTTCAGCACCCCTTTAGATGCTCTTCGTGTACTTGATTATGAGTCAATTGATTTGATTTATTTAGACATTCAAATGCCGGATATTAGCGGAATTGATTTTTCAAAAAACATCAACTCAAACATACGCGTTATTTTCACTACTGCCTTTGGCGAGTACGCTTTGGATGCATACAAAGCCAATGCAATTGATTATTTGCTTAAACCGTTTAATTACAATGACTTTCTGAATGCTTCGCTTAAAGCCAAGGAATGGTTTGACTTAATCTCAATGAAGCAATCTCCTAAGTCGGAACCCATGCTCTTTGTGAAATCCGGATATAATAATGTTCAGATTAAGCTATCGGAGATTACTTATTTCCAAGGATTTAAAGACTATATTAAAATTTTTACCGACAATAACCCCAGCCCTATTTTAACGCTAATGACCATGAAATCACTAATGGATACACTGCCAAAAGAGCAGTTTATTAGAGTACACAGGTCATACATTGTTCCGGTAAATAAGATTAAAAATTCCGATAGAGGTCATGTATGGGTTAGGAATCACAAAATTCCAATTTCAGATTCATATAAAGAAACTTTTGCTAAGTTTATTGCTACACGTGCAATAAGATAAAATGGGAGTGATACACGCCTAACATATCTTGTTATCGATACCACATCTAAACATAATGAGCTAATAAGGAATCATTTCTTTCGTTGTCATCACGTCATATTTCTTCTTTTAGCAATTTGATTCTTAAATAACTCCTGTTGCTTATCCGAAGTTAAAAATACTCCTATTAAAACTATCACCCCTGCAACAAGTTTAACCCATGTAAAGACATCGGTACCCCAAAAAATTGCAATTGCGCCCGCCAAAACCGGTTGTAGATAAATATAGGTACCCACCAACACTGAACCGGCTTTTTCTATTGCCCAAGTATTTAGTAAATATGCCAAGAAGGTTGTACAAACAACCACAAATATAATTTCTCCAATAATATGTTTCGGGAAAGATAAATGGTTAACTGCTAAAACATCTTTCATTATCAAGGGCGCAACCAAAAATAGTCCAAACAAGAAAGTCCATTTTGATACTGTAACAACCGTATATTTTGTAAGCAATTTGCGCACATACACAAGATAAAAAGCATAGAAAATAGCATTCACCGTAACAAGTATATCACCTTTGAGCGTAAGCTCCGAGAAGTTTATTTGTTTGCCAAACATCAGCATCAATGCACCTCCTGCTGCCATTAATATACCAACGACTTTCTTAACTGTAAGTTTTTCTTCTTTGAGAAAGAGAGCGAAGATGAGCACAAAAATAGGAGTGTTCAGCATCAGCACAGCTCCGTTGATAGGATGCGTAAACTCTAAGCCCTTGAAAAACATAAACATATTGTATGCAACTCCAAAGACGCTGGCAATAATCAAAGGCAAAACATCCTTTTTTTCAATTTTTGTCAACTTATTATTAGGTAGTATTTTTTTCTCAAATGGAGACAATAACCAAAATAAAATCAAGGCTCCTCCGATTCTATAAAAAGTAAAAACTTCACCGTTGATATAAGTAGGCATCACGTCCTTGGCTATGCTGAATGTAACAGCATAAAACAGCATGACTAAAAATAAAATTAGATGTACTTTGAGTTTGCCCATTCAAGAAAGTCAGCACCTCATTATTCAAGTTTGAAATCAGAAGCTTTCTTCATGACTTTGCCAAAAACATAATCTTGCACCATCAGCAATTCCTTTGCATTTCCATTAAAAAAGGCATAGTAACTGTCAATATCATAGGGCATTTGTACTCCTTCCCTGTCAAGTTGCAACTTACTGTTTCTTTTCAAGCCTTTGTAATGAATTTGTAAAACCTGTTCGGGTTTAGTTTTTGGCTTAAGTTTAAGAACAAAGAAGGGTTTAGTTTGGTGATAGACAGAGTCAATGCTTCCGGCATTCATATCAATTGGAAATCCCTCGTAGGCAAGACGGCTAAAATAGTTAAGATAAGAGCGAATCTTGTTTTCATTTATCTTTTTTGCATTGCCAATAGCAGCAGATTCCAATATGGGCTTGTTGTCTTTGTTAATGATAGTAAAGGATTGACTTTCGTCTTCTGTCCATTCTGCCTTCACCCACTCTATATCAACGGGTTCATAAGCAAAAATGATTTTGCTACGCCAGTCTTGTTCATTTACAAAGAAACGAGGTGAAAGATAACCCTGAAATCCTTCTATATAAACAACATAGGGTTGCTTGGCATCTTCCATCCATACGTATGTGCCCATGTGATCAGGTGTGGGACCGCCAACATAATACGTTTTGAGTTTAGAACTACCTGAATAAAGCTCCACTTTCACCCCTTTGGATGCAAGGTTGCGTATCACCATATCCCAAGCATCCTTGCTAATAGGAGATTTCACACGCATGTTTTTAACCGCATTCAGAAGAACATCTATCTTAGCACCATCTGCCTCATAAAGTCCATTTATCATCCATTTGCCTTGTTCGTTTCGGGTCAAAGTTGCACTGGCGTCTTGAAAACGAGAGCGCAGAAATATCTTATCAAGTTTTTGAACATCCTTGATGGCAAAATTTGATTCATCACCTAAAAGAGTGGTGGAAGGATTGCGTTTGAGGAGAAAGTATCCTCCGATAATAAAAGCAAGAATAACAAGGGAAACTAAAATTTTTCTATTGTTCATGAGCTACAAAGTGTGTGCGAATGTATATTAGTCTGTTGTCATTTCGCCAACAGATTTGACCAAATACACAATTTAGTGTAGAACCGTAAGAATGAGATTATTTTTTACCAATATAAAAATCCAGCATTTGCTCGAATTCCTTGGCGTCTTTATATCCAACTGCCACTTCTATGCTTTCTTTTTTGCTTGGATCTTTCCAGAATATAATGGTGGGATATCCATAATTACGACCACCTTCCAGATAGAGTACAAGTTCAGAACCGCTCATAACTTTATCACCAACTTGATATTTTGCACTAAGTTCAGGGTTTAGCTTGACAGGTATAAAGTTTTTGTTCACCTTTTCTATAATTTCGGCTTTAGAATAGGTATTTTTATCAAGACGTTTACACCAGCCGCACCAGTCGGTATATACGTCTATTATTATCATTTTTTTCTCTTTAATCGCTTTGTCGTATCCGACTTGGAAATCAAGCCATTCTATTTCTTCACCTTTTACCGATTTTTTATCTGAAGTTTTAAACGAAGAAACAACAAGGAGTGCTGCTAATAACGCAATACTCAGGGTTACAGAAATTTTCTTAATCATAGGTTTGCAAATTTAATTCAAAATCATTTGAAAATAGTGTGCCAAGAATTATAATCCGGGTTTTAAAAAAAAGCGCAAATAACTCATCATCGTTTTCATTACCTTCATTTTAGATTTGCCTTTGCGTTTTTTGGAGTGTAATGTCATAGGAACCTCTATAATTTTAGCCTTAATACGGATGGCTTTGACAAGTATTTCAACTTTACTGATAAAACCTTTTTCTTTAATCAGTACCCCATATTTGTTTCTGATATCATGCAGCAGTTGGACTGAATATATTCTGTAAAACGAACTGAGAGTCAACACTTTGACATCAAACCAAAGTCTAAGCATGAGATTGGCAGTAAAAGAAGTGAGTTTGCGCACAAAAGTAGTTTCATCAAAACCTCCGCCTTGTGCGTACGGTGACGCCAACACTAAATTAAACCCATGCTGATTTAAGTTCATCATAACCGGCAGGATATTGATATCTGAAGTATTATCTCCCTCAAGAGTAATCACAATATCATCAGATTTGGAATTCAATTTATCCAATATAAAATTAAATCCTGCATTAAAAGAATACCCGGGACCTTGATTACCCGGATTGACAAGCACATGAACATTCTCCCCTTGGAAGAGTTCTTTAATCTTTTCCGGTGAACCATCAATAGAACCATCATCCACAAAAACAAAAGTCTTTTCATGTCCTGCCAATGTACTCCGCAAATTTTTGGCTAATTCGGACAGATTTTCTGCCTCATTATATATAGGAATCAAGGTGAAAATCATAATGGCTTTTGAAAACGTTTAGTTTGCCATTCAATCGTCTTACGAAGTCCGTCAGCCATTTTCCATTTGGGCAAAAAACCAAGTTTAGTTTTAATCTTGGAGATGTCGGGCACTCTACGCATCACATCCTCATATTTACCGAAGGTTTCATAAGGAATAAGTTTCATGTCC includes:
- a CDS encoding histidine kinase produces the protein MTPLLAKIRKKQIRAALYGIMWVLLLVLLLTQVGGFGLIDTLICTFYFLINYVLLIRLLLLKNKPLSFLLSNLLLFTALALIGYYSDFLLTRQFIFLLLVSLGLSLAIRLTQHWLIYELERKEKENQYFKTELTLLRYQIQPHFFFNSLNNIYSLIDISPEKAKETVYGLGKLMRYLLYQSSTEYIDLDTEIEFLKNYIELMKLRVSNNVKITAHFPDSTHGTKIAPFIFIPLLENAFKHGVSSYSSSEILIDLRLENQQLLCIVQNSYFPKNKSDKSGSGIGLENLRTRLRLMYPTTHSFIQNKTDNYFTSTLKIDL
- a CDS encoding LytTR family DNA-binding domain-containing protein: MKIIRCIAIDDEPLALQLVESYIKKTPFLELVGVFSTPLDALRVLDYESIDLIYLDIQMPDISGIDFSKNINSNIRVIFTTAFGEYALDAYKANAIDYLLKPFNYNDFLNASLKAKEWFDLISMKQSPKSEPMLFVKSGYNNVQIKLSEITYFQGFKDYIKIFTDNNPSPILTLMTMKSLMDTLPKEQFIRVHRSYIVPVNKIKNSDRGHVWVRNHKIPISDSYKETFAKFIATRAIR
- a CDS encoding DMT family transporter; this translates as MGKLKVHLILFLVMLFYAVTFSIAKDVMPTYINGEVFTFYRIGGALILFWLLSPFEKKILPNNKLTKIEKKDVLPLIIASVFGVAYNMFMFFKGLEFTHPINGAVLMLNTPIFVLIFALFLKEEKLTVKKVVGILMAAGGALMLMFGKQINFSELTLKGDILVTVNAIFYAFYLVYVRKLLTKYTVVTVSKWTFLFGLFLVAPLIMKDVLAVNHLSFPKHIIGEIIFVVVCTTFLAYLLNTWAIEKAGSVLVGTYIYLQPVLAGAIAIFWGTDVFTWVKLVAGVIVLIGVFLTSDKQQELFKNQIAKRRNMT
- a CDS encoding DUF4340 domain-containing protein; the encoded protein is MNNRKILVSLVILAFIIGGYFLLKRNPSTTLLGDESNFAIKDVQKLDKIFLRSRFQDASATLTRNEQGKWMINGLYEADGAKIDVLLNAVKNMRVKSPISKDAWDMVIRNLASKGVKVELYSGSSKLKTYYVGGPTPDHMGTYVWMEDAKQPYVVYIEGFQGYLSPRFFVNEQDWRSKIIFAYEPVDIEWVKAEWTEDESQSFTIINKDNKPILESAAIGNAKKINENKIRSYLNYFSRLAYEGFPIDMNAGSIDSVYHQTKPFFVLKLKPKTKPEQVLQIHYKGLKRNSKLQLDREGVQMPYDIDSYYAFFNGNAKELLMVQDYVFGKVMKKASDFKLE
- a CDS encoding DUF255 domain-containing protein, with protein sequence MIKKISVTLSIALLAALLVVSSFKTSDKKSVKGEEIEWLDFQVGYDKAIKEKKMIIIDVYTDWCGWCKRLDKNTYSKAEIIEKVNKNFIPVKLNPELSAKYQVGDKVMSGSELVLYLEGGRNYGYPTIIFWKDPSKKESIEVAVGYKDAKEFEQMLDFYIGKK
- a CDS encoding glycosyltransferase; its protein translation is MIFTLIPIYNEAENLSELAKNLRSTLAGHEKTFVFVDDGSIDGSPEKIKELFQGENVHVLVNPGNQGPGYSFNAGFNFILDKLNSKSDDIVITLEGDNTSDINILPVMMNLNQHGFNLVLASPYAQGGGFDETTFVRKLTSFTANLMLRLWFDVKVLTLSSFYRIYSVQLLHDIRNKYGVLIKEKGFISKVEILVKAIRIKAKIIEVPMTLHSKKRKGKSKMKVMKTMMSYLRFFLKPGL